In Rhodanobacter denitrificans, a single window of DNA contains:
- a CDS encoding sensor histidine kinase, translated as MQSRRKLRFRLIVSFALFGFGLSALFAFAALNIRTRVEDQLVNASLMDDAKWANQQAREHPGAPSGSRLLTGTVLSDRTLYKAPLTWQSLENGVHDIFEPGPDGEEHHYKLAVYREGGIISFLQYDVSREELGKQQLLFSVIGAVFLFGLLSLAIGLWLSRKVLKPVSELANRLRDFRKAGKAEPLAPHFADDEVGELAHALDEYSARLTAMVERDREFNSDVSHELRTPLAVIASTTELLQGSPDLTEKLSERLKRIERASRQATELIEALLLLSRAERRGPTRGETTEVGKVAADVIESQRPQMRGKPLSIELAVNAPVSVNAPASVLSVALTNLIGNAIKYTLEGSVRVEVGDGRIEVIDTGPGIKPEDAERLFQRGVRGEGAGGSGAGLGLAIVRRLCELYGWDVSMRPRTDANGAIASIRFS; from the coding sequence ATGCAGTCCAGGCGTAAGCTGCGGTTCCGCCTCATCGTCTCGTTCGCGCTGTTCGGCTTCGGCCTCAGTGCGCTGTTCGCATTTGCGGCGTTGAACATCCGCACGCGGGTGGAGGATCAGCTGGTCAACGCCAGCCTGATGGACGACGCCAAATGGGCGAATCAGCAGGCGCGCGAGCATCCCGGTGCCCCCAGCGGCTCCCGCTTGCTCACCGGCACGGTGCTCAGTGATCGCACCTTGTACAAGGCACCGCTGACCTGGCAGAGCCTCGAAAACGGGGTGCACGACATTTTCGAACCGGGACCGGACGGCGAGGAACACCATTACAAGCTGGCCGTTTATCGCGAAGGCGGCATCATCAGCTTTCTGCAATACGACGTGTCGCGCGAAGAGCTCGGCAAGCAGCAACTGCTCTTCAGCGTCATCGGTGCAGTATTCCTGTTCGGCCTGCTCTCGCTGGCGATCGGCCTGTGGCTGTCGCGCAAGGTGCTCAAGCCGGTCAGCGAGCTGGCCAACCGCCTGCGCGATTTCCGCAAGGCCGGCAAGGCCGAGCCGCTGGCACCGCATTTCGCCGACGACGAGGTGGGCGAGCTGGCGCATGCGCTGGATGAGTATTCGGCGCGGCTCACCGCAATGGTCGAGCGCGACCGCGAGTTCAATTCCGACGTCAGCCACGAGCTGCGCACGCCGCTGGCGGTGATTGCCTCCACCACCGAATTGCTGCAGGGTTCGCCCGACCTCACCGAGAAACTGAGCGAGCGGCTGAAGCGCATCGAGCGCGCCTCGCGCCAGGCCACCGAGCTGATCGAGGCGCTGCTGCTGCTGTCGCGCGCCGAGCGGCGCGGTCCCACCCGCGGCGAGACCACCGAGGTGGGCAAGGTCGCCGCCGACGTGATCGAGAGCCAGCGCCCGCAGATGCGCGGCAAGCCGCTGAGCATCGAGCTTGCCGTCAACGCACCGGTCAGCGTCAACGCGCCGGCCTCGGTGCTGTCGGTGGCGCTGACCAACCTGATCGGCAACGCGATCAAGTACACCCTCGAAGGCAGCGTGCGCGTCGAAGTGGGCGATGGCCGCATCGAGGTGATCGACACCGGCCCCGGGATCAAGCCGGAGGACGCCGAGCGGCTGTTCCAGCGCGGTGTGCGCGGCGAAGGCGCCGGCGGCAGCGGCGCCGGCCTCGGCCTGGCGATCGTGCGCCGCCTGTGCGAACTCTACGGCTGGGACGTCTCGATGCGCCCGCGCACCGACGCCAACGGCGCGATCGCCAGCATCAGGTTCAGCTGA
- a CDS encoding DUF4124 domain-containing protein — MHRLAAPLCLILLACTAPAAAQSPIHRCIGANGGAVFTDQPCMALQATPLGPSTTPSAPASPQAAPPPILCAANAGELRQSVIDAFASRDANRLAGLMLWDGYGRGAAIADIRSLAELMKQPLLGVDVPGDDAPAASASAAAPPPMDATPATPSPGQQLVLHTSGNDGSGSPRELRFDLVRQAGCLWLRSAN, encoded by the coding sequence ATGCACCGGTTGGCTGCCCCGCTGTGCCTGATCCTGCTGGCCTGTACCGCACCTGCCGCGGCGCAGTCGCCGATCCATCGCTGCATCGGCGCGAACGGCGGCGCGGTGTTCACCGACCAGCCCTGCATGGCGCTGCAGGCGACGCCGCTCGGCCCGAGCACCACCCCGTCCGCGCCGGCCTCCCCGCAGGCCGCACCACCGCCGATCCTGTGTGCCGCCAATGCCGGTGAACTGCGCCAGAGCGTGATCGACGCCTTCGCCAGCCGCGACGCCAACCGCCTGGCCGGCCTGATGCTGTGGGACGGCTACGGCCGCGGCGCGGCCATCGCGGACATCCGCTCGCTGGCCGAGCTGATGAAACAGCCGCTGCTGGGCGTGGACGTGCCAGGCGACGACGCGCCGGCCGCGTCCGCCAGCGCCGCCGCCCCGCCCCCCATGGATGCCACGCCGGCGACACCGTCGCCCGGCCAACAGCTGGTGCTGCACACCAGCGGCAACGACGGCAGCGGCAGCCCGCGGGAACTGCGTTTCGACCTCGTGCGCCAGGCCGGTTGCCTGTGGCTGCGCAGCGCAAATTGA
- a CDS encoding TonB-dependent receptor — protein sequence MSKGHFKCGGKAQRVILARLPLAAAISFAVAAPALAQDAAEQPASAATTAATAQKVKTLGTVTVTAQRRTEDLQKVPISINVLAQDQLEALHVQNFKDYVKYLPSVSFQDNGGGNGAQGFAIIYMRGVSSGSGGDYTGSRPSVGVYLDNQPVTTIQGPVDIHMYDIARIEVLAGPQGTLYGASAEAGALRIITNKPDPGAFAANYALGVNKVAHGGIGSTAEGMVNIPLSKSAAIRLVGWREHDAGYIDNKPGTRTYPSSGITISNADDCSPGVLLQCHGHARKHHNDADTQGARAALKVDLNDNWSISPTLMGQQTISHGSSSSDPSVGDLAVTHFFPERNNDRWWQGALTVQGKVGNFDLTYAYAHLKRNQEQQSDYTDYSFWYDTLNGSGVYFYDNGGSLIDPSQHPFFRDHYTDNSHELRLVSPSDDRLRLVAGAFWQKLKHDIQYQYKISDLADSLTVTGWPDTLYLSRQIRYDRDRSVYGELSWDFIPDVLTGTIGERYYRDSGSFYGFFGFSEGYFPGSSYGEAGCISPEPFEGAPCLDFNKRVKQSGSLNKVNLTWHVTPQAMVYFTRSEGYRPGGINRNASLPPYQADFLTNVELGWKTSWFDHRLTFNGAVFRETWNNFQFDITGPNGISEILNANSARINGLEAQLNWQATYNLQLSAGIALYDAKLTANYCGFTGNDNRPVTDCPAGSINTQTGDTVDGPLAPTGTRLPITPRFKGNLIARYTFDVGNKSGFVQGALTHVGNRTTSLLLLDRSLYGGLPAYNSVDLSAGLQGGNWSVSVYINNAFDKRAALYKFSECAVTVCGAHGVVPEYPNGQVYTGFSQPRTFGITFTQDI from the coding sequence ATGTCCAAAGGACATTTCAAGTGTGGTGGCAAGGCGCAACGGGTGATTTTGGCGCGCTTGCCGCTCGCGGCGGCGATCAGTTTCGCCGTGGCCGCACCAGCGCTCGCTCAGGATGCTGCCGAGCAACCCGCATCGGCCGCGACGACCGCCGCGACCGCGCAAAAGGTCAAGACCCTGGGTACGGTCACGGTGACCGCGCAGCGGCGCACCGAGGATCTGCAGAAGGTGCCGATCAGCATCAACGTGCTGGCACAGGATCAACTTGAGGCCCTGCACGTGCAGAACTTCAAGGACTATGTGAAGTATCTGCCCAGCGTGTCCTTCCAGGACAACGGTGGCGGCAATGGCGCGCAAGGCTTTGCCATCATCTACATGCGCGGTGTCAGCAGCGGCAGCGGCGGGGACTATACCGGGTCGCGGCCGAGCGTCGGCGTGTACCTCGACAACCAGCCGGTCACCACGATCCAGGGGCCGGTCGATATCCACATGTACGACATCGCCCGCATCGAGGTGCTGGCAGGACCCCAGGGCACGTTGTATGGCGCCAGCGCCGAAGCCGGCGCGTTGCGCATCATCACCAACAAGCCCGACCCCGGCGCTTTCGCGGCAAACTACGCGCTTGGCGTCAACAAGGTTGCACACGGTGGCATCGGCTCCACCGCCGAGGGCATGGTCAATATCCCGCTCAGCAAGAGTGCCGCCATTCGCCTCGTGGGTTGGCGCGAACACGACGCGGGCTACATCGACAACAAGCCCGGCACGCGTACCTACCCGTCCTCCGGCATTACCATCAGCAACGCCGACGACTGCTCCCCCGGCGTGCTGCTGCAATGCCACGGACACGCCCGCAAGCACCACAACGACGCCGACACCCAGGGCGCACGCGCCGCGCTGAAAGTGGACCTGAACGATAACTGGTCGATCAGCCCGACCCTGATGGGGCAACAGACGATCTCCCATGGTTCATCTTCCAGCGATCCGAGTGTGGGTGATCTCGCCGTCACGCACTTCTTTCCCGAGCGCAACAACGATCGCTGGTGGCAGGGCGCATTGACCGTGCAAGGCAAGGTCGGCAATTTCGATTTGACCTATGCCTATGCGCATCTCAAGCGCAACCAGGAGCAGCAGTCCGACTACACGGACTACTCATTCTGGTACGACACGCTGAACGGCTCCGGTGTCTATTTTTATGATAACGGCGGAAGCCTGATCGATCCGTCGCAGCATCCATTTTTCCGCGATCACTACACCGACAACAGCCACGAACTGCGTCTTGTCTCACCCAGCGACGATCGCCTGCGTCTGGTCGCCGGCGCGTTCTGGCAGAAGCTGAAGCACGACATCCAGTACCAGTACAAAATCAGCGATCTGGCCGATTCGCTGACGGTTACCGGCTGGCCGGACACGCTCTATCTGAGCCGGCAGATCCGCTACGACCGTGACCGGTCGGTGTACGGCGAACTGTCCTGGGACTTCATCCCCGACGTCCTCACCGGCACGATCGGTGAGCGCTATTACCGCGACAGCGGCAGCTTTTACGGCTTTTTCGGTTTCAGCGAGGGCTATTTCCCCGGTTCCAGTTACGGCGAGGCCGGCTGCATCTCGCCCGAGCCATTCGAGGGCGCGCCCTGTCTGGACTTCAACAAGCGGGTGAAGCAAAGCGGGTCGCTCAACAAGGTCAACCTGACCTGGCATGTCACGCCCCAAGCCATGGTCTATTTCACCCGGTCTGAGGGCTATCGCCCGGGTGGCATCAATCGCAACGCGTCGCTGCCGCCCTATCAGGCGGATTTCCTGACCAACGTCGAACTCGGCTGGAAAACCTCATGGTTCGACCATCGGCTGACCTTCAACGGGGCCGTGTTTCGCGAGACCTGGAACAATTTCCAGTTCGACATCACGGGTCCGAACGGCATTTCCGAAATCCTCAATGCCAATTCGGCCCGCATCAACGGACTGGAGGCGCAGCTGAACTGGCAGGCGACCTACAACCTGCAGCTGAGCGCCGGCATCGCGTTGTATGACGCCAAGTTGACCGCCAACTACTGCGGCTTCACCGGCAACGACAACCGCCCCGTCACCGACTGTCCGGCCGGCTCGATCAATACACAAACCGGCGACACGGTGGACGGACCGCTGGCACCCACGGGCACCCGCCTGCCCATTACGCCACGGTTCAAGGGCAACCTCATCGCGCGTTACACCTTTGATGTCGGCAACAAGAGTGGCTTCGTCCAGGGCGCATTGACGCATGTGGGGAACCGCACGACGAGCCTGCTCCTGCTCGATCGCAGTCTTTACGGCGGGCTGCCAGCCTACAATTCGGTCGACCTCTCCGCCGGCCTCCAGGGGGGCAACTGGTCGGTGAGTGTCTACATCAACAATGCGTTCGACAAGCGCGCCGCACTGTACAAGTTCTCCGAGTGTGCGGTAACGGTTTGTGGTGCGCACGGCGTGGTGCCGGAATACCCGAATGGGCAGGTGTACACGGGTTTCAGCCAGCCGCGCACGTTCGGCATCACCTTCACGCAGGATATCTAG
- a CDS encoding N-acyl-D-amino-acid deacylase family protein produces MPIFIRTACMWIVAAIGLLTATPSSAAGVEYDTIIRNGHIIDGTGSPWYAADVAVKDGRIAAIGNLADAHARQVIDAHGLVVAPGFIDMLGQSEITLLVDPHVPSKIFQGITTEITGEGESVAPLDAEMIRQRQAAYAHYQVTPDWRTFEQYFTRLQKQGMGINVGTYVGATSVREMVMGYKNRAPTPDELKQMQMLVADAMKQGALGLSTALEYTPAPYAGTDELIALAKVAARHGGIYATHMRNEGDAEMAALDETFRIGREADIPVEIFHLKATGNLKGKMAQLIARIDAARASGVDVAADTYAYTAWQNDLSAFIPPWAHDGGNLKLIERLKNPATRARIRKDMLTPSDAWDNEWLAAIERAHGIMIGSVDNKALQKYVGKRVSEIAAEWHEDPIDTICDFLIKDNAATSSVVFGMQESDVELALKQSWVSIDTDYEGTSPDGLLGKDRPHPRAYGTFPRILAKYVREQKLLTLPDAIRKFSALAAQREHLTDRGVLKQGMWADIVVFDPETIRDVATFTDPNQLSVGMQYVLVNGVPVIDGGKMTDALPGAVLRGPAYSGK; encoded by the coding sequence ATGCCCATCTTCATTCGCACCGCCTGCATGTGGATTGTCGCGGCCATCGGGCTGTTGACAGCGACGCCATCTTCGGCTGCCGGCGTCGAGTACGACACGATCATCCGCAACGGTCACATCATCGACGGCACGGGTTCGCCCTGGTACGCGGCCGATGTCGCCGTGAAGGACGGTCGCATCGCCGCGATCGGCAACCTCGCCGACGCGCATGCCAGGCAGGTGATCGACGCCCACGGTCTGGTTGTGGCGCCGGGATTCATTGACATGCTCGGTCAATCAGAAATCACCCTGCTGGTCGATCCGCATGTGCCGTCGAAGATCTTCCAGGGCATCACCACCGAGATCACCGGAGAAGGTGAGTCGGTGGCGCCGCTCGACGCCGAGATGATCAGGCAACGCCAGGCGGCTTACGCGCATTATCAGGTAACGCCGGACTGGCGCACGTTCGAGCAATATTTCACGCGCCTGCAAAAGCAAGGCATGGGCATCAACGTGGGCACGTACGTGGGCGCCACTTCAGTACGCGAGATGGTCATGGGTTACAAGAATCGCGCACCCACGCCGGACGAGTTGAAACAGATGCAGATGCTGGTCGCGGACGCGATGAAGCAGGGTGCGCTGGGGCTGTCCACTGCGCTGGAGTACACGCCGGCGCCTTATGCCGGAACCGACGAATTGATCGCCCTGGCGAAGGTTGCCGCACGCCATGGCGGCATTTACGCGACCCACATGCGCAACGAGGGCGACGCAGAGATGGCGGCGCTGGACGAAACCTTCCGGATCGGCCGCGAGGCGGATATTCCGGTGGAGATTTTCCATCTCAAGGCCACCGGCAATCTCAAGGGCAAGATGGCACAGTTGATCGCGCGCATCGACGCGGCTCGTGCCAGCGGCGTCGACGTGGCGGCGGACACCTACGCCTATACCGCGTGGCAGAATGATCTGTCGGCCTTCATCCCGCCTTGGGCCCATGACGGCGGCAACCTGAAACTGATCGAACGCCTGAAGAATCCAGCCACGCGTGCGCGCATCCGCAAGGACATGCTCACTCCCAGCGATGCCTGGGACAACGAGTGGCTCGCGGCCATCGAGCGGGCGCACGGCATCATGATCGGCAGTGTCGACAACAAGGCGTTGCAGAAGTACGTCGGCAAGCGGGTCAGTGAGATTGCGGCGGAGTGGCACGAGGATCCGATCGACACGATCTGCGACTTCCTGATCAAGGACAACGCCGCCACCAGTTCGGTGGTGTTCGGCATGCAGGAGTCTGATGTCGAGCTGGCGCTGAAGCAGTCGTGGGTTTCGATCGACACGGACTATGAGGGAACGTCGCCGGATGGCCTGCTCGGCAAGGATCGTCCGCACCCGCGCGCCTACGGCACCTTTCCGCGCATTCTCGCCAAGTACGTGCGTGAGCAGAAGCTGCTCACGCTTCCGGACGCCATCCGCAAGTTCAGCGCATTGGCGGCCCAGCGTGAGCATCTGACGGATCGTGGCGTGCTCAAGCAGGGCATGTGGGCAGACATCGTCGTGTTCGACCCGGAGACGATCCGCGATGTCGCCACCTTCACCGACCCGAACCAGCTGTCGGTCGGGATGCAATATGTGCTGGTCAACGGGGTACCGGTGATCGATGGCGGCAAGATGACGGACGCGCTGCCGGGGGCGGTATTGCGCGGCCCGGCTTACTCCGGCAAATAG
- a CDS encoding DUF1611 domain-containing protein, with protein sequence MQIAAPYLLFLGNTPHRLDAKTASGILDWRPQLCAGQCRLDAGTVDLGLPDMTPAAAAAAGVRTLVIGVATFGGALDEAWIDTLLAAIHAGLDIASGMHARLGENPRIAAAARQAGVRLFDVRHANAHFDVGSGRKRSGRRMLMVGVDCAVGKKYAALAIHRAFARRGMAADFRATGQTGILIAGAGIAIDAVVADFAAGAAEALSPDNEPGHWDVIEGQGSLFHPAYAGVSLALLHGSQPDALVLCHDPRRTHIDGYPDYPLPTLAACIAANEQAARLTNRAARCIAVALNTRDMGESQRADAFARAHGETGLVVFDPIATGADAVVDTLLAEARELPQASPHTPGDHP encoded by the coding sequence ATGCAGATCGCCGCCCCCTACCTGCTCTTCCTCGGCAACACCCCGCACCGCCTCGACGCCAAGACGGCCAGCGGCATTCTCGACTGGCGCCCGCAACTGTGCGCCGGGCAATGCCGGCTCGATGCCGGCACGGTCGACCTCGGCCTGCCTGACATGACGCCGGCCGCCGCCGCCGCCGCCGGCGTGCGCACGCTGGTGATCGGCGTGGCCACCTTCGGCGGTGCGCTCGACGAGGCGTGGATCGACACTCTGCTGGCCGCGATCCACGCCGGCCTCGACATTGCCAGCGGCATGCATGCACGCCTCGGCGAGAATCCGCGGATCGCCGCGGCCGCGCGCCAGGCCGGCGTGCGCCTGTTCGACGTGCGCCACGCCAACGCGCATTTCGACGTCGGCTCCGGCCGCAAGCGCAGCGGCCGCCGGATGCTGATGGTCGGCGTCGATTGCGCGGTCGGCAAGAAGTACGCCGCGCTGGCCATTCACCGCGCCTTCGCGCGCCGCGGCATGGCCGCCGATTTTCGCGCGACCGGGCAGACCGGCATCCTCATCGCCGGCGCCGGCATCGCGATCGACGCGGTCGTCGCCGATTTCGCCGCCGGCGCGGCCGAAGCGCTGTCGCCCGACAACGAGCCCGGGCACTGGGACGTGATCGAAGGCCAGGGCTCGCTGTTCCACCCGGCCTATGCCGGCGTCAGCCTCGCCCTGCTGCACGGCTCGCAGCCGGACGCACTCGTGCTCTGCCACGACCCGCGGCGCACCCACATCGACGGTTATCCGGACTATCCGCTGCCGACGCTCGCCGCCTGCATCGCCGCCAACGAACAGGCCGCGCGCCTGACCAACCGCGCCGCACGCTGCATCGCCGTCGCGCTCAACACGCGCGACATGGGCGAAAGCCAACGCGCGGACGCGTTCGCCCGCGCGCACGGGGAAACCGGCCTCGTCGTCTTCGACCCAATCGCGACCGGTGCCGACGCGGTCGTCGACACGCTGCTCGCGGAAGCGCGCGAGCTTCCGCAAGCCAGTCCACACACCCCGGGGGATCACCCATGA
- the rimK gene encoding 30S ribosomal protein S6--L-glutamate ligase: MKIAILSRNTRLYSTKRLVEAARVRGHVVRVFDPLRCYVRIAPGASSIRYKGKEVRDIDAVIPRIGTTSTFYGTAVLRQLEMMGVYTPNPSDAVLRARDKLRCLQILAAQGIDMPVTVFGDNPDDADDVLALLGDPPHVIKLNEGSQGTGVVLAEKRAASQSVIEAFRGLYANFLVQEFVAEAKGSDLRCFVVGKKVVAAMQRDAIPGDFRANLHRGGTALAAVLSAEEKRIAVRAAGALGLGIAGVDLLRSKRGPLLLEVNASPGLEGIEAATGVDVAGAIMGLLEAQAREGSAETRPHRRPVRA, translated from the coding sequence ATGAAGATCGCGATCCTGTCGCGCAATACCCGACTCTATTCGACCAAGCGCCTGGTCGAGGCCGCGCGCGTGCGCGGGCACGTGGTGCGCGTGTTCGATCCGCTGCGCTGCTACGTGCGCATCGCGCCGGGCGCCTCGTCGATCCGCTACAAGGGCAAGGAGGTGCGCGACATCGACGCGGTGATCCCGCGCATCGGCACCACCAGCACGTTCTACGGCACCGCGGTGCTGCGCCAGCTGGAGATGATGGGCGTGTACACGCCGAATCCGTCCGACGCGGTGCTGCGTGCGCGCGACAAGCTGCGCTGCCTGCAGATCCTCGCCGCGCAGGGCATCGACATGCCGGTGACGGTGTTCGGCGACAACCCGGACGACGCCGACGACGTGCTGGCCCTGCTCGGCGACCCGCCGCACGTGATCAAGCTCAACGAGGGCAGCCAGGGCACCGGCGTGGTGCTGGCCGAGAAGCGCGCCGCCTCGCAGAGCGTGATCGAGGCGTTCCGCGGGCTGTACGCGAACTTCCTGGTGCAGGAGTTCGTGGCCGAGGCGAAGGGCAGCGACCTGCGCTGCTTCGTGGTCGGCAAGAAGGTGGTGGCGGCGATGCAGCGCGACGCCATACCGGGCGATTTCCGCGCAAACCTGCACCGCGGCGGTACCGCGCTGGCGGCCGTGTTGAGTGCCGAGGAGAAGCGCATCGCGGTACGTGCCGCCGGCGCGCTGGGGCTGGGCATCGCCGGCGTCGACCTGTTGCGCTCGAAGCGCGGCCCGCTGCTGCTGGAAGTGAATGCCTCGCCCGGGCTGGAAGGGATCGAGGCCGCCACCGGTGTGGACGTGGCCGGCGCGATCATGGGCCTGCTGGAGGCGCAGGCGCGCGAGGGGTCTGCGGAAACCCGTCCGCATCGCAGGCCGGTCAGGGCCTGA
- a CDS encoding branched-chain amino acid transaminase: MAQQYPEWIWQNGSIKPWAEATTHVMSHALHYGSSVFEGIRSYVTPDGAAIFRLTDHLNRLYMSAKIYDMALPYTVDELAAACREVIRRNGLGASYLRPVAWRGLGGFGLSAETPIDMAVAAWPMGPYLGAEALQNGIDACVSSWQRFAPNTIPAGAKAGGNYLSGQLIAREARRLGFGEGIALASTGLLSEGAGENLFLVFDGVLHTPPASASLLTGITRNTLMTLAREDGIEVVERDIPREYLYLAEEVLMCGTAAEITPIRSIDGKQVGTGKAGRVTLRLQELFFGLFDGRTHDKWGWLEQV, translated from the coding sequence ATGGCCCAGCAATACCCCGAGTGGATCTGGCAGAACGGCAGCATCAAGCCCTGGGCCGAGGCGACCACCCATGTGATGTCGCACGCGCTGCACTACGGCTCGTCGGTGTTCGAGGGCATCCGCAGCTACGTCACGCCGGACGGCGCGGCGATCTTCCGCCTCACCGATCATCTGAACCGGCTGTACATGTCCGCCAAGATCTACGACATGGCGCTGCCGTACACGGTCGATGAACTGGCCGCGGCCTGCCGCGAGGTGATCCGCCGCAACGGCCTGGGCGCTTCCTACCTGCGCCCGGTCGCCTGGCGCGGTCTGGGCGGCTTCGGCCTCTCTGCCGAAACCCCGATCGACATGGCCGTGGCCGCCTGGCCGATGGGCCCATACCTCGGTGCCGAGGCACTGCAGAACGGCATCGACGCCTGCGTATCGAGCTGGCAGCGCTTCGCGCCGAACACCATCCCGGCCGGCGCCAAGGCCGGCGGCAACTACCTCTCCGGTCAGCTGATCGCACGCGAGGCGCGCCGCCTGGGCTTCGGCGAAGGCATCGCGCTGGCCTCCACCGGCCTGCTCAGCGAAGGCGCCGGCGAGAACCTGTTCCTGGTCTTCGACGGCGTGCTGCACACCCCGCCGGCCAGCGCCTCGCTGCTCACCGGCATCACCCGCAACACGCTGATGACGCTGGCCCGCGAGGACGGTATCGAGGTGGTCGAGCGCGACATCCCGCGCGAATACCTGTACCTCGCCGAGGAGGTGCTGATGTGCGGCACCGCCGCCGAGATCACCCCGATCCGCTCGATCGACGGCAAGCAGGTCGGCACCGGCAAGGCGGGCCGCGTCACGCTGCGCCTGCAGGAACTGTTCTTCGGCCTGTTCGACGGCCGCACCCACGACAAGTGGGGCTGGCTGGAGCAGGTGTGA
- a CDS encoding response regulator transcription factor, with product MRVLVIEDNSDIATNIGDYLEDRGNVVDFAGDGVTGLHLAVVHDFDVIVLDLTLPGMDGLEVARKLRHEAHKQTPILMLTARDALEQKLTGFESGADDYMTKPFALQELAARLEVLARRGKGPQSRVLKVADLTFNLDTLTVNREGKSIQLNPIGLKLLQALMEASPSVVTRQDLEQRVWGEELPDSDSLRVHIHGLRAAIDKPFDKPLIHTRHGIGYRMVEPDAVQA from the coding sequence ATGCGCGTACTGGTGATCGAAGACAACAGCGATATCGCGACCAACATCGGCGATTATCTGGAGGACCGCGGCAACGTGGTCGATTTTGCGGGCGACGGCGTGACCGGCCTGCACCTGGCGGTGGTGCACGATTTCGACGTGATCGTGCTCGACCTCACGCTGCCCGGCATGGACGGCCTGGAAGTAGCGCGCAAGCTGCGCCACGAGGCGCACAAGCAGACCCCGATCCTGATGCTGACCGCGCGCGACGCGCTGGAACAGAAGCTGACCGGCTTCGAGTCCGGCGCCGACGACTACATGACCAAGCCGTTCGCGCTGCAGGAACTGGCTGCGCGGCTGGAAGTGCTGGCGCGCCGCGGCAAGGGCCCGCAGAGCCGCGTGCTGAAGGTGGCCGACCTCACCTTCAACCTCGACACGCTGACGGTGAACCGCGAGGGCAAGTCGATCCAGTTGAACCCGATCGGCCTGAAGCTGCTGCAGGCGCTGATGGAAGCGAGCCCGTCGGTGGTGACCCGGCAGGACCTGGAGCAGCGCGTGTGGGGCGAGGAGCTGCCGGACAGCGATTCGCTGCGCGTGCACATCCACGGCCTGCGCGCGGCGATCGACAAGCCGTTCGACAAGCCGCTGATCCACACGCGGCACGGCATTGGCTATCGGATGGTCGAGCCGGATGCAGTCCAGGCGTAA
- the metF gene encoding methylenetetrahydrofolate reductase [NAD(P)H] produces the protein MPSISFEFFPPKTDEQRAQLDRAAQVLKAHQPEYASVTFGAGGSTLSYTGDTVARLHTQHGLNVAPHLSCMGGTRAEIAALLDGYRASGYRRIVALRGDMPSGMASAGDFRYAAELVGFIREHCGDHFHIEVAAYPETHPQADDALRDLQHFKAKIDAGANGAITQYFFNPDAYFRFVDDVRRLGVEVPIVPGIMPIANFSQLKRFSDLCGAEIPRWIAKRMQAHGDDADSIRALGAEVVAQLCRRLLDGGAPGLHFYTLNRARATQAVLQQLS, from the coding sequence ATGCCGTCGATCAGCTTCGAATTCTTCCCGCCCAAGACCGACGAGCAGCGCGCGCAGCTGGACCGTGCCGCGCAGGTGTTGAAGGCGCACCAGCCGGAATACGCCTCGGTCACCTTCGGTGCCGGCGGCTCCACGCTCAGCTACACCGGCGACACGGTGGCACGGCTGCACACGCAGCATGGCCTGAACGTGGCGCCGCACCTGTCTTGCATGGGCGGCACGCGGGCGGAGATCGCCGCACTGCTGGACGGCTACCGCGCCTCCGGCTACCGGCGCATCGTGGCGCTGCGCGGCGACATGCCCTCGGGCATGGCCAGCGCAGGCGACTTCCGCTACGCCGCCGAGCTGGTGGGCTTCATCCGCGAGCACTGCGGCGACCACTTCCACATCGAGGTGGCGGCGTACCCGGAGACCCATCCGCAGGCCGACGATGCGCTGCGCGACCTCCAGCATTTCAAGGCGAAGATCGACGCCGGCGCGAACGGCGCGATCACCCAGTACTTCTTCAACCCGGACGCCTATTTCCGCTTCGTCGACGACGTGCGCCGGCTCGGCGTCGAGGTGCCGATCGTCCCCGGCATCATGCCGATCGCGAACTTCAGCCAGTTGAAGCGCTTCTCCGACCTCTGCGGCGCCGAGATCCCGCGCTGGATCGCCAAGCGCATGCAGGCGCACGGCGACGACGCCGACTCGATCCGCGCGCTCGGCGCCGAGGTGGTGGCGCAGCTGTGCCGGCGCCTGCTCGATGGCGGCGCGCCCGGCCTGCACTTCTACACGCTGAACCGGGCCAGGGCGACGCAGGCGGTACTGCAGCAACTTTCCTGA